In Chryseobacterium gotjawalense, the following are encoded in one genomic region:
- a CDS encoding adenylate kinase has product MINIVLFGPPGSGKGTQAQNLIEKFNLKQISTGDLFRYNMKNNTELGELAKSYIDRGELVPDQVTIDMLTDELKKPCDAQGFIFDGFPRTATQTEALEKIVKEILNSEINICLSLIVEDKVLVERLLKRGETSGRTDDSNQEIISNRIKEYYAKTAEVAELYKQQGKYVEVNGVGAIDEISENLFAEVEKIK; this is encoded by the coding sequence ATGATAAATATCGTTCTATTCGGTCCTCCAGGAAGTGGAAAAGGTACGCAGGCGCAGAATTTGATTGAGAAATTCAATTTAAAACAAATTTCTACCGGTGACTTATTCCGCTACAATATGAAAAACAACACCGAATTAGGTGAATTGGCAAAATCATATATCGACAGAGGCGAATTGGTTCCGGACCAAGTGACCATCGATATGCTGACCGATGAATTGAAAAAACCATGTGACGCACAGGGATTTATTTTCGACGGATTCCCAAGAACAGCCACCCAAACAGAAGCTTTGGAAAAAATTGTTAAAGAAATTTTAAACAGCGAGATTAACATCTGCCTTTCTTTAATTGTAGAGGATAAAGTTTTGGTGGAGCGGCTTTTGAAAAGAGGGGAAACCAGTGGAAGAACAGATGATTCCAATCAGGAAATTATCAGCAACAGAATTAAAGAATATTACGCAAAAACTGCAGAAGTTGCCGAGTTGTACAAACAACAGGGGAAATATGTAGAAGTAAACGGAGTTGGAGCCATTGATGAAATCTCTGAAAATCTCTTTGCGGAAGTAGAAAAAATAAAA